One part of the Streptomyces sp. AM 2-1-1 genome encodes these proteins:
- the zwf gene encoding glucose-6-phosphate dehydrogenase translates to MSGVPGANPLRDPQDRRLPRIAGPSGLVIFGVTGDLSRKKLMPAVYDLANRGLLPPGFSLIGFARRDWEDEDFAQVVHDAVKEHSRTPFREEVWQQLSQGMRFVPGNFDDDEAFETLKETIDELNKAQGTGGNFAFYLSVPPKFFPKVVEQLKKHGLAEQTEGAWRRAVIEKPFGHDLESAQELNQLVHDVFPPNEVFRIDHYLGKETVQNILALRFANTMFEPIWNRSYVDHVQITMAEDIGIGGRAGYYDGIGAARDVIQNHLLQLLALTAMEEPGSFHPKALVAEKLKVLTAVELPEDLGKHTVRGQYSHAWQGGEEVPGYLEEDGIDPKSTTDTFAAIKLTINNRRWAGVPFYLRTGKRLGRRVTEIAVVFKRAPYLPFESGATEELGGNALVIRVQPDEGVTVRFGSKVPGTSMEVRDVTMDFAYGESFTESSPEAYERLILDVLLGDANLFPRHQEVELSWNILDPIEEYWDKHGKPAQYAAGTWGPAEADEMLARDGRSWRRP, encoded by the coding sequence TTGTCTGGTGTTCCCGGAGCAAATCCGCTTCGTGACCCCCAGGACCGACGGCTCCCGCGCATCGCGGGGCCGTCGGGCCTGGTCATCTTCGGTGTCACGGGCGATTTGTCAAGAAAAAAGCTCATGCCCGCCGTTTACGACCTGGCCAATCGCGGCCTGCTGCCGCCGGGCTTCTCGCTCATCGGCTTCGCGCGCCGCGACTGGGAGGACGAGGACTTCGCCCAGGTCGTCCACGACGCCGTCAAGGAGCACTCCCGCACCCCCTTCCGCGAGGAGGTCTGGCAGCAGCTGAGCCAGGGCATGCGGTTCGTGCCCGGCAACTTCGACGACGACGAGGCGTTCGAGACTCTCAAGGAGACGATCGACGAACTCAACAAGGCCCAGGGCACCGGAGGCAACTTCGCCTTCTACCTGTCCGTGCCGCCGAAGTTCTTCCCCAAGGTCGTCGAGCAGCTCAAGAAGCACGGTCTCGCGGAGCAGACGGAGGGCGCCTGGCGCCGCGCCGTCATCGAGAAGCCGTTCGGGCACGACCTGGAGAGCGCGCAGGAGCTGAACCAGCTCGTGCACGACGTCTTCCCGCCCAACGAGGTCTTCCGCATCGACCACTACCTGGGCAAGGAGACCGTCCAGAACATCCTGGCGCTGCGCTTCGCCAACACGATGTTCGAGCCGATCTGGAACAGGTCGTACGTCGACCACGTCCAGATCACGATGGCCGAGGACATCGGCATCGGCGGCCGGGCCGGATACTACGACGGCATCGGCGCCGCCCGCGACGTCATCCAGAACCACCTGCTCCAGCTGCTGGCGCTCACCGCGATGGAGGAGCCCGGCTCCTTCCACCCGAAGGCGCTGGTCGCGGAGAAGCTCAAGGTGCTCACCGCCGTCGAGCTGCCCGAGGACCTGGGCAAGCACACGGTGCGCGGCCAGTACAGCCACGCGTGGCAGGGCGGCGAGGAAGTCCCGGGCTACCTCGAAGAGGACGGCATCGACCCCAAGTCGACGACGGACACCTTCGCGGCGATCAAGCTGACGATCAACAACCGCCGCTGGGCGGGCGTCCCGTTCTACCTCCGCACCGGAAAGCGCCTCGGCCGCCGGGTCACGGAGATCGCGGTCGTCTTCAAGCGCGCCCCCTACCTCCCGTTCGAGTCCGGCGCCACGGAGGAACTGGGCGGAAACGCCCTGGTCATCCGCGTCCAGCCGGACGAGGGCGTGACGGTGCGGTTCGGCTCGAAGGTGCCGGGCACCTCCATGGAGGTCCGGGACGTCACGATGGACTTCGCCTACGGCGAGTCCTTCACCGAGTCCAGCCCGGAGGCGTACGAGCGGCTCATCCTCGATGTGCTGCTCGGTGACGCCAACCTCTTCCCCCGCCACCAGGAGGTCGAGCTCTCCTGGAACATCCTCGACCCGATCGAGGAGTACTGGGACAAGCACGGCAAGCCCGCGCAGTACGCGGCCGGTACCTGGGGTCCGGCCGAGGCGGACGAGATGCTCGCACGCGACGGACGGAGCTGGCGCCGGCCATGA
- the tal gene encoding transaldolase — MTDALKRLSDEGVAIWLDDLSRKRITSGNLAELIDQSHVVGVTTNPSIFQKAISSGDGYEQQLTDLASRKVTVEEAIRMITTADVRDAADILRPVFDRTDGQDGRVSIEVDPRLAHHTVPTVAEAKQLAWLVDRPNTLIKIPATKAGLPAITEVIAKGISVNVTLIFSLERYREVVDAYITGLEQAKAAGLDLSKIHSVASFFVSRVDTEIDKRLDALGTDEAKAAKGKVALANARLAYEAYEELFSSDRWAALDKAQANKQRPLWASTGVKDPELKDTLYVDDLVAPNTVNTMPEATLEAVADHGEISGNTVAGGYDRARAALDAIKKLGVSYDEVVALLEEEGVDKFEAAWNDLLKSTEAELARLAPSEG; from the coding sequence ATGACAGACGCACTGAAGCGCCTTTCCGACGAGGGCGTCGCGATCTGGCTCGACGACCTGTCCCGCAAGCGCATCACCTCCGGCAACCTCGCCGAGCTGATCGACCAGAGCCACGTCGTCGGTGTCACGACCAACCCGTCGATCTTCCAGAAGGCGATCTCCTCGGGCGACGGTTACGAGCAGCAGCTCACCGACCTCGCGTCCCGCAAGGTCACCGTCGAGGAAGCCATCCGCATGATCACGACGGCGGACGTCCGCGACGCCGCCGACATCCTGCGTCCGGTCTTCGACCGCACCGACGGCCAGGACGGCCGGGTCTCCATCGAGGTCGACCCGCGTCTGGCCCACCACACCGTGCCGACCGTCGCCGAGGCCAAGCAGCTGGCCTGGCTGGTGGACCGGCCGAACACGCTCATCAAGATCCCGGCGACGAAGGCCGGTCTGCCGGCGATCACCGAGGTCATCGCGAAGGGCATCAGCGTCAACGTGACGCTGATCTTCTCGCTGGAGCGCTACCGCGAGGTCGTGGACGCCTACATCACCGGCCTGGAGCAGGCGAAGGCCGCGGGCCTGGACCTGTCGAAGATCCACTCGGTCGCCTCCTTCTTCGTGTCCCGCGTGGACACCGAGATCGACAAGCGGCTGGACGCCCTCGGCACCGACGAGGCGAAGGCCGCCAAGGGCAAGGTCGCCCTCGCCAACGCCCGTCTGGCGTACGAGGCGTACGAGGAGCTCTTCTCCTCCGACCGCTGGGCCGCCCTCGACAAGGCGCAGGCCAACAAGCAGCGTCCGCTGTGGGCCTCCACCGGCGTCAAGGACCCGGAGCTCAAGGACACCCTGTACGTCGACGACCTCGTCGCCCCGAACACGGTCAACACCATGCCGGAGGCGACCCTGGAGGCCGTGGCCGACCACGGTGAGATCTCGGGCAACACGGTCGCCGGCGGCTACGACCGGGCGCGCGCCGCCCTCGACGCCATCAAGAAGCTCGGCGTCAGCTACGACGAGGTCGTGGCGCTGCTGGAAGAAGAGGGCGTCGACAAGTTCGAGGCCGCATGGAACGACCTGCTCAAGTCGACCGAGGCGGAGCTCGCGCGCCTCGCTCCTTCGGAGGGCTGA
- the opcA gene encoding glucose-6-phosphate dehydrogenase assembly protein OpcA → MKIDLTETTSSKINNALISARRAVGTPAIGMVLTLVVVTDEENAYDALKAASDSSREHPSRIIAVIKRVSRSPRSRRDARLDAEIRVGSDAGSGETVVLRLHGELANHAQSVVLPLLLPDAPVVVWWAEDAPADPAKDPLGALAQRRITDAYSAEHPLDELAVRAASYEPGDTDLAWTRITPWRSMLAAALDQQPAQVVSATVEGESDNPSCELLAMWLADRLGVPVGRTRSQGPGLTAVRLETKNGPIVLDRANGSLATLSMTGQPDRGVALKRRETAELLAEELRRLDPDNTYAATVKFGIDKLSRPDEGAAAPAPQTAGEPADGSGDAEKPKAAAPAKKAAPAKKAASK, encoded by the coding sequence ATGAAGATCGATCTCACGGAAACCACGTCCAGCAAGATCAACAACGCGCTGATCTCCGCCCGCCGCGCCGTCGGCACCCCTGCCATCGGCATGGTGCTCACGCTGGTGGTCGTCACGGACGAGGAGAACGCCTACGACGCCCTCAAGGCGGCGAGCGACTCCTCCCGCGAGCACCCCTCGCGGATCATCGCGGTCATCAAGCGGGTCAGCCGCTCGCCGCGCAGCCGCCGCGACGCGCGTCTCGACGCCGAGATCCGGGTCGGTTCCGACGCGGGCAGCGGTGAGACGGTCGTCCTGCGGCTCCACGGCGAACTCGCCAACCACGCCCAGTCGGTGGTCCTGCCGCTGCTGCTGCCGGACGCCCCGGTCGTGGTGTGGTGGGCCGAGGACGCCCCCGCCGACCCGGCGAAGGACCCGCTCGGCGCGCTCGCCCAGCGCCGCATCACGGACGCCTACTCGGCCGAGCACCCGCTCGACGAGCTGGCCGTCCGCGCGGCGTCGTACGAGCCCGGCGACACCGACCTGGCCTGGACCCGCATCACGCCGTGGCGTTCGATGCTGGCCGCCGCCCTGGACCAGCAGCCCGCGCAGGTCGTCTCGGCGACCGTCGAGGGCGAGAGCGACAACCCGAGCTGCGAACTGCTCGCGATGTGGCTCGCGGACCGGCTCGGCGTCCCGGTGGGGCGTACGCGCTCCCAGGGACCGGGTCTGACCGCCGTCCGGTTGGAGACGAAGAACGGCCCGATCGTGCTCGACCGCGCGAACGGCTCGCTCGCCACCCTCTCGATGACCGGTCAGCCCGACCGCGGTGTGGCGCTGAAGCGGCGCGAGACCGCCGAGCTGCTGGCGGAGGAGCTGCGGCGCCTCGACCCGGACAACACGTACGCCGCGACGGTGAAGTTCGGCATCGACAAGCTGAGCCGCCCCGACGAGGGCGCGGCGGCTCCCGCGCCCCAGACGGCCGGGGAGCCGGCCGACGGATCGGGTGACGCGGAGAAGCCGAAGGCCGCCGCCCCCGCGAAGAAGGCCGCTCCGGCCAAGAAGGCGGCGTCCAAGTGA
- the pgl gene encoding 6-phosphogluconolactonase produces the protein MSAPQLVVHRDKELMAQAAAARLITKIVDAQAARGYASVVLTGGRNGNGLLAALAAAPARDAVDWSRLDLWWGDERFEPDGDPERNVTQAREALLDAVALDPARVHPMPASDGPFGNDVDAAAAGYAAELAAAARPEDHGPVPTFDVLMLGVGPDTHVASLFPELPAVRETERTVVGVHGAPKPPPTRVTLTLPAIRAAREVWLLAAGEDKAEAAAIALSGAGEIQAPAAGAYGRARTLWLLDAAAASRLPRALYPPASP, from the coding sequence GTGAGTGCCCCGCAACTGGTCGTGCACCGCGACAAGGAACTGATGGCGCAGGCCGCGGCGGCCCGGCTGATCACGAAGATCGTGGACGCCCAGGCCGCACGCGGATACGCCTCGGTGGTGCTGACCGGCGGGCGCAACGGCAACGGCCTGCTGGCCGCGCTCGCCGCCGCGCCCGCGCGGGACGCCGTCGACTGGTCGCGGCTCGACCTGTGGTGGGGCGACGAGCGGTTCGAGCCGGACGGCGACCCGGAGCGCAACGTCACGCAGGCCCGTGAGGCCCTGCTCGACGCGGTCGCCCTGGACCCGGCGCGGGTGCACCCGATGCCGGCGTCGGACGGTCCGTTCGGGAACGACGTGGACGCGGCCGCCGCGGGGTACGCCGCGGAGCTCGCGGCCGCCGCCCGCCCGGAGGACCACGGGCCGGTCCCGACGTTCGACGTGCTGATGCTGGGCGTCGGACCCGACACCCATGTCGCCTCGCTCTTCCCCGAGCTGCCCGCGGTACGGGAGACCGAGCGCACCGTCGTCGGTGTGCACGGCGCCCCCAAGCCGCCGCCCACCCGGGTCACCCTCACGCTCCCGGCCATCCGGGCGGCGCGCGAGGTGTGGCTGCTCGCGGCGGGCGAGGACAAGGCGGAGGCCGCGGCCATCGCCCTGTCCGGCGCCGGGGAGATCCAGGCTCCGGCGGCGGGCGCGTACGGCCGCGCCCGGACGCTCTGGCTGCTCGACGCGGCGGCCGCCTCCCGGCTCCCCCGCGCGCTCTACCCGCCGGCCTCTCCCTGA